The genomic segment AACCTTTAAGGATAGCAAAAAGCTGTATCTCTATCTGTAAATTTTCTAACCTCATTTTTTGATGTTTAATTAACAGTTGATGTACaatattatatctaatttaattaggtagcgttatttcaaaattgaaaaGTACCTAAAGTTACAATATGATTGAGGACTTTGCAGCCCTAGAATCCACCAGCTCTGACAGTGACTTAGATAATGCCGTGTTATTAGGAATAATTGATGCACCTCTTAATAGTATAAACCGAGCCAATATCTATGgcaattttaactaaaacaataatttatccAACAcagaatgtaaataatattaatgcgCATGCGTTTCCCTATGCTTATGGCTATATCTATCATCCATAAGATAGCGGAGAAATGACACTTAAAACGTCATACATGTCAATTAGTGGTTACCGTTGATACTTTTTAATGGTTCCGAAAACTGTCTAACAATATTCTATAAACGTTCTTTTATAGgaatttaataaggaatataaTGAGCAGATTCCTTTCTcgtgtttttttgaaatattcttagCCTCTTACATAAAACGAATGCGTGGAACTAGGAGGGACATCTTTTACAACGAGTGTGACAAAAACAGCTTCATATATCGTAGCACAAATGCTAGAGTTCGTCCAATGCTAGTCGTGTTTGCGCAAGTGTATGAAAGACAGCTATAGTATACAGAGGACCACGTCAGTCTTGAAAGTCAAATAAAGATCCCCGTAGCTTTCATCATAAAccgataaattaatttttgatctCTAGACGTTAGGGGTCCTCCGTACGAATCAGATCTGGCGTACAACCCCACTGGCGGAGGTTACCTCGGAGGCAGACCGTACCACTACGGAGCAGGGTACGACCATAAATACGGACCAACTTACGGACCCCCCAGGGGCCCCCCTTACGAATATGACGAGGAACGGGGACCGTATTACCACCCCCAAGCAAACAGTGGAGAGGAATACCACTATCATCAGGGAGTGGACAATTTCAAGGTAAACGGGGTGAACAAATTTAGAGGCGGGGTTTATAAGTGGAACATTTACAGGGGTTGGCCTTGAAGAAACTGCTACTACCCCTTGCCGGGTTGGCGATCCTGGGGGTGGCTGCGGCGGCCGCCAAGAATCCCGTTCTTTTACAGTTGGGAACCATAAACGGGAGGAAGAGGAGATCGTTGGTTATAGATGGGGTGTACCCGTCCAATCGTTACGTTAAACCGGTTAATCGTTATAAAAAGGGGTCGTGTTGCTGAGTTGGGTTTTGGGACTAAGTTATTGATTAATAAATAgggttttttagaaaataaagcattatttatttgtgttttagGAGTAGGAGTGTCTTGTGTTTATTGAGTAGGAGTGAGTATAATCTAGAGATTGCAAACCTGCTTTAACTAAGTTGGtacttaacaaataatttttttaccctcaaatctaTCCTCAATAAGAGCTTCTCtatataaaagtgaaaaaattccAAGTGGTTCCAAAggtatgcccaaaaatgtctgTTAAGAATAAAATGCTTGATGGTGCATTATGAGAttcaaaacttcaaatttggaGGGTCTAGGGACCTTGACTGACAAAATTGCCTTTAACTCGGAGAGTTTTTAAGGTACAAGAAatgttcatatatgaaattatttggaaagaaaTGCCCTTTCTTCCAGTAAtactattttaagaatatttccaTTAGTTCATGAAAATGTTGcctgaaaaaatgaaaatttaataaaaaatttagcgAAAAAAATGTCCCGGCCAAAAGTGCCTTAACTACCCTCACCCTTGATCTAGAACCACGTGTTTaccctcaaattcatcctcGGGAATTCCATTATGctaatgtgaaaaaattatgaaaatattccaagtggttcccaagttatagCCAAAAATGTCCGTTAAGGAATAAAAATCTTGTTGTTCTAATATGCGTTTTAAAAACCTGAAATTAGGAGGCTCCTGGATCTTTgatgacaaaattgcctctaactcagaaaGTGTTTGAGGTATAAGAGATGttcgtatatgaaattatttggaaaaaaatgccCTTTTTTCCAGTAATACTCCTATTCATTAATGAAAAtcttgcctggaataatgaaaatttaataaaaaatttagcaaaaaaaatgcctTAACCAAAACTGTTCTAACTATCCTAATTTTTGGTTTAGAAtaacgtttttaccctcaaaacTATCTTCAGGGATCATGTTAGGttggtgcaaaaaaaaatcaaaatattccaagtggttTCGATGATATGACCAAAAAtgctaaacaataaaaaatttcttaagcAAGAAGCATTCGCATATTAAAATatgtgcctggaagaaaataaaaatgactctTAACCACCTAAAAGAACgataaaataactatttaagtGTCTAGAAGATTGCTGCCTGGAAGATTGTAAAAGTGACCCATAAgctaaaaaattaactgcaaatTAGATAACGAGTCATAAAGATCAGACACTACctgaaaaaagtcaaaaataattctttatttgcCTGGAAGAACCACAAAAAGAGTCTTCAAGGTTGGAAAAGTGATTACAAGCCCTTGATCTCTAACAAAGACAAAATGAGCGGTTGAACTGATATTGATCTAAACTCCTCTTCTTCTACTTCTTCATTCTTCCTCTCTATTAAGACTTCTTACAGTTACAGCATCTAGAAGAGTCCCATGTTAATCACCATAATGGTCGTGCAAATACCtgaaattgcctctaactcagaaagtttttgaggtacaaaaaacgttcggatatgaaattatttggaaagCAATGTTCGTTCTTCCAgtaaaactcttttaagaaCATTCCTATCGATTCATGAAAAtcttgcctggaaaaaatttagcGAAAAAAATTTCTCGGCCAAAAGTGCCCTAACTACCCCAATCCTTGATCTAGAATCACGTTTTTACGCTTAAGTACGTCCTTTGGAATTTTATAATagtaatttgcatttttttttattaaaaaaggaacattttaagtgaatttttcaataaaaatctttGTACAGGGAGTCGAAGGTGATGGTAacagtttttgagttttttgaaccTTAAGTACAAACATGTCTATAACTCCcacaaaaattgttcaaacTTACCTAAGCATCCaccaaattgttaaaaaaaactccaatttattataaaactagCATTGCAactcaattttcttaataagatattttttataggaagtcaaaggtgatgggaacaatttttcaatttttttggaccctaagtacaaaaatgtccataactgcCTCAAAAAATGTCCAAATTTACCCAAACTATCACCAAATTGTTAAGAAGATTGTAaagaatgttattttattaaaaaacgaattatattaataagaaattttttccaggcagccAAAGGTGAGGGTAacactttttctatttttttggaCCTTAAGTATAAAAATGCCCACAACTCCTTCAAAGATTGTCCAAATTTGCCCAAACTTCCAGCGAACTGTTGAAACAAAATttcaagtcaatttttttagtaagaaatttCTTACATGCAGTCAAAAGTGATGGTAACAAgttactcaattttttttaattttaatgtaacctttaaagcatctttttttttaatcaaatccACATCTGGTTTCCAGTCTGACAAGGGTGGACGCACTGTAGCAATGAATAGGGAAGactacatacaaaaaaagaagaacTATTGTAATATAATTTGACTTACAATCAATTACCGAAGAACCCTACCACCTTTAATAGATAAcgtacaataatttaataaaatatgtcaaagctaaaaaagaaattacgaATCAATAtctgtaataaattataatgcaaTTTGTCTAAATTGTATTGTCTTCCAAAAGTATACAAACCTATAATAATCCACCACGTCCTGTTCAATAGTAGTATCGCATTCAACAAATCCGAATTAAAAgaagatattaataattacaatattacttgataatgacattttaatcattattttatttagaaacatTCCATTGGATCTTAtcacataaatattaaataaaaaacgggaTCTTGTAGCAATATCTTCATTatcgaaaaatatatatttcaattaattaaaattgtataaacaCATTATTGTACCCCAACGGGTTCATACTAACTCCTATTTTAGCCACTATTGTTTCGGATTATCTATTCCACAATACCATCCCcaatgtaatataatattttaacataccttttttttataaatacgtttaataattattggttATATCATTCCATTCAGAACCAAAAATACAGCACGCGATAATGAGTTTGTATTTCTTCATAATTATACATTTAATGAATATGACGCACTTGTATATGTCCTGACCGCCAAAACCACCCTAACTACcccaattatttatttagaatcacgtttttaccctcaaattttTCCTCAGGAACCCcattatataaataagaaaaaatcatgaaaatattccaagtggttcccaagttatgaccaaaaatgcccactaaagaataaaaattttgctGTTCCAGTTTTCGTTTGGTGGCTCTTGGACCTTTGGTGcttctaactcaaaaagtaattGAGCTACAAGAAGCGttcgtatatgaaattatttggaaagAGATGTTCGTTCTTCCagtaaaattcttttaagaaCATTCTTATCGATTCATGAAAATCTTGcctggaatattgaaaattaaaaaaaaaaattgtgaaaaataacCTGGCCAAAACTGCTCTAACTACCCCAATCCTTAATCTAGAatcacgtttttaccctcaagtCCATCCTTCGGAATTTTATTATAGtaatctgaaaaaattattaaaatattccaagtggttctcaagttatgatcaaaaatgtccGTTAAGGAATAAAAATCTTGCTGTTCCAATACACGtttcaaaaacctcaaatttaGTGGCTCTTGGACCTTTAGTGATAAAACGACCTCTAACTCAGAGAGTTTTTGAGCTACAAGACACGttcgtatatgaaattatttggaGAGAAATgcttatttttccaataaaactttttaaaaaatattcctattatttaaaaaaaaatcaactgctAGGGATGTTTaagcaactactaaaaaaatgattgcaatccatacactaaaaatcaagatattgacaatGTCCTCACTGGAGTgactaagaaataaaataatttgtctattGTGgcttaaacttttataaatattaaaatatgggGCACTCTAAGGTAAGAatgctaataatttttcaatttttttgattgaaaattGTCCAAATTAGCTCAAACTTTtactaaattgttaaaaaaactccactttattaaaaaaaatacatatcaagttaattttcttaataaagaattttttacaggcagtcaaaggtGATAggaacaatttttcaatttttttagaccttaaatgcaaaaatacgcATAACTCCCACaaaaattatccaaatttaCCCAAACTTCCACCAAATTGTTAAGAAAGctccattttatttaaaaaaaaacacttcaagtaaattttttaataaaaatctttttacagGGAATCAAAGGTGAtggtaacatttttttaatttttttggaccttaaGTACAAAAATGCGCATAACTCCCACAAAAATTATCTAATTTGCCCGAACTTCCACCAAGTTGTTAAGAAAactctattttatttcagattcaAAGTCGATGGTAAATATAATGCCCAGAAATACAGCACAGTAATTGCTACGTGGTAATGAGTTTGTATTTCTTCATATACATTTAATTACTTACATATGCCGCGACCAAAACTCCCTAACTACCTCAATTCTTTACCTAGAATCACATTTTTGCCCTCAAATTTTTCCTCAGGAACCCcattatataaataagaaaaaatcatgaaaatattccaagtggttcccaagttatgaccaaaaatgcccactaaagaataaaaattttgctGTTCCAGTTTTCGTTTGGTGGCTCTTGGACCTTTGGTGcttctaactcaaaaagtaattGAACTACAAGAAGCGttcgtatatgaaattatttggaaagAGATGTTCGTTCTTCCagtaaaattcttttaagaaaattcttaTCGATTCATGAAAAtcttgcctggaataatgaaaaaaaaatccgaaaaaaaTATCTTTGCCCAAAGTGCCCCAACTACCCCAATCCTTGATCTAGAATCACGTTTTTACGCTTAAGTTCATCCGTCGAAATTCTGTTATagtaatttacaaatttttttattaaaaaaggaacatttcaagtgaatttttcaataaaaatctttttagggGGAGTCGAAGGTGATGGTAacagtttttgagttttttgaaccTTAAGTacaaaaatgcccataactcccTCAAAAATTATCCAAATTTGCCGAAActtccattaaattattaagaaaactctATTTcacgataaaaataaatttcaagtcaattttcttaataaggatttttttacaGGCGGCCAAAGTtgatggtaacaattttttcaaGTACAAACATGCCCGTAACTCCcttaaaaattgtccaaatttaTCAAAACTTGCACTGAATTGTTAGTAGAGTCCAATTTATTATAAACCGAGTATTTTAACTCATAATAAGAAATTTCATACAGGCAGTCAAAATTGATgaattgatgatttttttttcaattttaacgtatcatttaaaaaaactgcacctttttttaaaatcaaattcgCATCTATATCTTTTGCAATCAATAAGGTTGGATGCATTGTAGCAATGAATAGGGAACACTacataacaaaaaatacaagaatTATTACACTTAATTACCGGGGGATCCTACCACATCCATTTATCTAATAACATAAAAGATTCAATTGAAAACAAAGAAAGAAATTACTAAGTTGTGTGGACTGAGAACAAAAAGTACAGCTTCAGGcagatttattaattattggtCATATCTACCCACATCATAATGAGGctgtattttttcatatacatttaatatttataacgcACTTATACATACACTTTAAGTACATCTTTAAGGATAAACTTATTAAGTGACATTTAAACTAATAAAGCGTCagccaataaaataaaaaccgaaagtCTCTCTCATCCTTTTTATGCGGAAACGTAATCCCCaaaagcaaaaaacaaaaaacaagaaaaaaagagGGAGCTTAAAAGCGACGAGTATCCTGATATTATGGCAGATCCTTTGGGAGGGTGCAAATTACAGTCGTTCCAGACCCTATGGGGACCACGTTGTGTTTTACCACAAGTGGATATATATGTGTATAGAAATGAGATACCGACAATGTGTTGTGCGTATTATCGGAACGAAATAGTCACGCGGGTTAGGTTTATAGGGCCCAAAATATTTGCGATTATATCTTATAAAAttgtggaatatttttttaaattttttagaatatcgACAAAACATTGATCTATTTCCATGTACTCTGTGAAGTCTAAAACTTCTTCTAGGCAATAGAATTAGAACCTAATATAATACCAAAATCTAATTTGAGTGTCTTACAGAAGATCACCAAATACACCAGGATCCATGTCAACTGCTTGGAAGTGGTTTATTTCCTCACTCTCTATAATCTTTAAATCCACCTCCTGTCTTGTTTTTTGCTAAATGATAAGTTCTGAGACCAACATTTCTGGCGAGAGAGTTGAACCTTTGGAATTAgctcaaaaaaaatccaaaacttgtTCCAGGTAGTCGAATAAAGAAGTTCCTGAGTcataacttgggtcataacttgggaaccatttggaatattttcatgattttttcagatTAGTATAAAGAAGTTCCTGAGGATAGATTTGAGGGCTTAAACGTGATTCTAGATTCAGAATTACGGTAGTTAGAACAGTTTTGGTCGAGagattttttttgccaatttttttaaaaaatgtttaattagcTCAagcaaaattttcataaaataataggATTATGCTTAAAAAAGGTTTACTGGAAGAAAGGAAATTTCTTTTCAAAGAATTTCATACACGAACGCTTCTTGTAGCTCAATAACTTTTTgaattagaggcaattttgtcgcCAAAGGTCTAAGAGCCACCAAACTTAAGGTTTTTGAAACGAAAACTGGAACAGCAAGATTTTTATTCTTTagtggacatttttggtcataacttgggaaccacttggaatattttcatgattttttcttatttacataatgggattcctgaggaaaaatatgagggtaaaaacgtgatTCTAGATAAAGAATTGGGGCAGTTAGAGCGGTTTTGGTCAGGACATATATAAGTGCGTCatgtttattaaatgtatatgaAGAAGTATAAGCTCATTATGACGTAGCGATTACTGTGCTGTATTACTGagttttgataataattttctgtaaGTTTGGGTAAATTTGGACAATCTTAAAGGGATTTATGGGGATTTTTGTACTTAAGGtccagaaaaattgaaaaattgttaccacTACCTTTgcctgcctggaaaaaaatcctttttaagaaaattgagttGAAATACAGATTTTTTAACAGACTGAAGTTCTCTTAACAATTTGATAGAAGTTTGACaaaaatttggacaattttATACCTCAATTATAggcatttttgtatttaagctcctaaaaaattggaaaatttttatcaTCACCTTTGGATTccgttaaaaaatttattattaagaaaattgactCTAAATACTATCTCCGTcgtaaaataaagttttccCAACAATTTGGGCAAATTTGCACAATTTCTGATGTAATTATAAGCATTATTGTACTTgaggtccaaaaaaattttaaatttttttatcataacttttgaTTCCctgtaaacaatttattattaagaaaattaatttaaaatattgttttttaataaaatgacattcTTTATAATCTTCTtaacaattttgtaaaattttggataAATCTGGACAAGTTTTGAGGAAGTTATGGGCTTTTTTGTACTTagggtccaaaaaaattgaaaaattgttaccatcaCCTTTGACTCCTTGTAAGAAATGTCTTATTGAGAAAATTGATTTGAAATGcaagttttatattaaattgatGTTTTCTTAACAATTTGGTTGAAGTTTGGGCTAATTTGGATAATTTTTGAGGAAATGATGGGTGTTTTTGTACTTAAGGTCCAAAAAACACGACAATTTGACCTTTCAAACAACACCAATCGCGACAATTGCCTTGACAAT from the Anthonomus grandis grandis chromosome 10, icAntGran1.3, whole genome shotgun sequence genome contains:
- the LOC126741016 gene encoding uncharacterized protein LOC126741016 isoform X1, with product MMQRKTVLMVLLVLLQIAKDSDCGENDWKGLESTNLPKNEPKSITESRGENRTLTGETGNGVENKIVFAEDNDDAPLKLKRGILHKGTNNRQFGGSGYGSSGFGGGYEPSRPGGYPYVPDSHGKPNLDVRGPPYESDLAYNPTGGGYLGGRPYHYGAGYDHKYGPTYGPPRGPPYEYDEERGPYYHPQANSGEEYHYHQGVDNFKGLALKKLLLPLAGLAILGVAAAAAKNPVLLQLGTINGRKRRSLVIDGVYPSNRYVKPVNRYKKGSCC
- the LOC126741016 gene encoding uncharacterized protein LOC126741016 isoform X2, whose product is MMQRKTVLMVLLVLLQIAKDSDCGENDWKGLESTNLPKNEPKSITESRGENRTLTGETGNGVENKIVFAEDNDDAPLKLKRGILHKGTNNRQFGGSGYGSSGFGGGYEPSRPGGYPYVPDSHDVRGPPYESDLAYNPTGGGYLGGRPYHYGAGYDHKYGPTYGPPRGPPYEYDEERGPYYHPQANSGEEYHYHQGVDNFKGLALKKLLLPLAGLAILGVAAAAAKNPVLLQLGTINGRKRRSLVIDGVYPSNRYVKPVNRYKKGSCC